AAAAAGAATAGATTTTGGCCCAATCTGTAGTTTCTAATGCAATGAACTCTTTCAGTTCCTCGGCTTTTTCATAAATTTCTCCATGCCCAAGACCTCTGTCTTCATTTAACCAAATAGCCTTTGCGCCTAAGTTTTTTGCAAGCAGAACATCAGTAATTCTATCGCCTAACACAAATGAATTAGCTAAATCATATTTTTCCTGATCAAAAAACTCTGTTAGCAAGCCAGTATTTGGTTTCCTGGTTAGCGCATTGTCTTTGGGGAATGTTCTGTCAATATAAACTCCGTTAAACTTTACACCCTCATTTTCAAACGCTTTGATAATGAAATTTTGAATAGGCCAGAATATTTCTTCCGGAAGCGAGGCTGTGCCAAGTCCGTCCTGATTAGTAACAATTACTAATTCAAAATCAAGCTCACGGGCAATTTTTCCCATATATTCAAATACTTTCGGGTAAAATTCGAGCTTTTCAAAGCTATCAACTTGTTCGTCCTCAGGTTCTAAAACTAAAGTTCCGTCTCTATCTATGAATAATACTTTTTTCATTTATTGTTTAAGGCTGAATAGGTTTAAACTTGCTATATCACAAATTCTTTAATCGTTTTTATTAATGTTTCGTTTTCTGAAGGAGTTCCAATGGTTATTCGCAAACTGTCTTCACATAAAACAACTTTAGAACGATTTCTTACAATAATTCCCTTGTCAACTAAAAAATCGTATAGATAATCAGCATATTTTATTTTAGCTAAAAGGAAATTAGCATCTGATGGATATACTTTTTCTACAATGGAAATTTCGGCCAACTGATTAGCAAGTTTGGTACGTTCCTGAACAGTTTCTTTTATCCAAACATTAACCTGTTCAATATTATTTAAGGCCTCCATTGCTAATTCTTGTGTTGCCTGGCTAATGTTGTAAGGAGGCTTTACTTTGTTATATACATCGATAATATCTTCGCAAGCGAATGCCATTCCTATTCTCAAGGCTGCTAATCCCCATGCTTTAGATAAGGTTTGTAGTACTACAAGATTAGAGTATTCGGTTAATTCCTGAATAAATGTTTTTTGACGGGAGAAATTAATATACGCTTCGTCAATTACCACAATTCCTTGAAAGTTACTTAGCACAGTTTCAATATCCTGACGGTCTATTGAATTTCCGGTTGGATTGTTGGGTGAGCATATGAAAATCATTTTAGTATTTTGATCAATTGCTTCTGCAATTCCTTCCAAATCCAACTGAAAGTTTTCACACAGTTTCACTTTTCTTATCTCGACATCGTTGATGTTTGCCGAAACTTCGTACATACCATAAGTTGGCGGTACAATAATTACATTATCAACGCCAGGGTTACAAAATGCCCTGAAGAGAATATCAATAGCCTCATCAGAACCATTCCCAATAAAAATGTTTTGGGGGGGGACGCCTTTAATAGTGCTGATTTTCTCTTTCAATTTCCATTGCAGAGGATCAGGATAGCGGTTATATGCAGTTGGTAGCGGAGATCCAAAGCTGTTTTCGTTCGCATCAAGATAAATACTTGCTTCGCCACTAAACTCATCGCGTGCTGAAGAGTAGGGAGTAAGCTTTTTTATGTTTTCTCGTAATAGCGAGTTGATATCGATTGTTGTCATCTTTTTTAAGTGAGCCTTAAGAGCGTTAATATGTTTATACTTCCTTCATTCTAACAGTTACTGCATTGGCATGAGCTTGAAGACCTTCCAATTCTGCTAAAACTTCTACTGTCGGGCCAAGGTTTTTAATTCCGGCCTTTGAAATATGTTGAAACGTTATTTTCTTGACAAAGCTATCAACCGAAACTCCTGAGTAACTTCGAGCATAACCTGAAGTAGGTAAAGTATGATTGGTTCCCGAAGCGTAATCTCCTGCAGATTCCGGGGTTAAATGCCCAAGAAATACTGAACCAGCATTAATAATTTCAGGAATCAACTGTTCGTAATTATCAACTTCTAAAATTAAGTGTTCAGGTGCATAAGCATTGCTAAATAGCATGGCTTGTTGCAAGTCGGTTGTTAAAACTGCGTAAGAATTTTCAATAGCTTTTATGGCTATTTCCTTACGTGGTAAGATATTAAGTTGTTTTTGAAGTTCTTTGTTTACCTTTTCAAGTAAAGTTTCCGAATTGCAAACCAAAACTGCTTGACTGTCAGTACCATGTTCAGCCTGCGCTAACAGATCGGCTGCAACATAGGCTGGAATAGCGCTGTCGTCGGCAATAACCAATACCTCTGAAGGCCCCGCCGGCATGTCAATAGCCGTATTAGTGTTACTTTGGATTATGGTTTTTGCCTTGGTAACATATTGGTTCCCAGGTCCGAAAATTTTGTCAACTTTCGGAATACTTTCCGTTCCATAAGCCATGGCCGCAATAGCCTGAGCTCCTCCGGTTAAGTAAATTCGCTTAACACCTAATAATAGAGCACAATAAGCAATATACCCATTAACGGAACCATTTTTTTGAGGTGGAGAACAAACTATGATTTCTTTGCAACCTGCAATTTTAGCCGGCACACCAAGCATTAAGAAGGTACTTGGTAATACTGCCGAGCCCCCCGGAACATAAAGACCCACTCGTTCAATTGCTCGCAGTTCACGCCAACAGGTTACGCCTGTAGTTGTTTCAACTTTGTTTTCCGTTTTTAATTGTTCAAGGTGAAACTTGTGAATATTATAGAAGGCCTTTTCAAGTGCTTTTTGTTCGATTTCGTCAATTTGCCCGGCAAGCTCTTCTATTTCATCAAACTCTATAAACAGTTTACTGAGTTTTACTTTATCAAACTGCTCTGAAAACTGAAACAAAGCTTTATCTCCATCAACTTTAACCTGGTTGATAATGGCTTCCACTGAATTGCCAATTTCATTTGTGGTATCAGCATTACGAGTAATAAGTTGCTGAAGTTGCTGATTGCTTAATTCGTTATAATTATACTTTTTTAGCATGGTAATAGATTGAAAACGTAAGGTAGTCTTACGTTTTAGATCCTACATCTGATTTACAAGATTATTTTCTCTATTGGTAAAACCACAATGCCTTCAGCTCCTGTAGATTTTAAGCGGTTAATTTTATCCCAAAAATCTTTTTCCGGAATTACAGTATGAACAGCAACCCAGTTTTCAGTGGCTAACGGCATAACTGTAGGGCTTTTAATACCTGGTAAAAGCTCTAAAACTCCAGGGAGGTTTTCTTTAGACACGTTCATTACCACATATTTGGTTTGCTCTGCACGTAGTACACTTTGTATGCGTTGCAATAACTCATTAACAATTGGATTTTTGGCAATTCCATTTTTACCAATCAAAACGGCTTCCGAGCGCATTACTTCAGCAAATGGCTTTAACCCATTGCTTTTCAATGTACCACCTGTTGAAACAATATCAAAAATAGCATCACTTAAGCCTAAATTTGTTGAAATTTCAACAGAGCCACTGATTTCTCTAATTTCTGCCGAAATGTTGTTTTCTTGAAGGAATTTATCCAGAATGACCGGGTAGGAGGTGGCAATAGATTTGCCATTAAGGTCACTCAGATTCTGAATGTCACTGTTGTTAGCGATGGCCAGTTTTAGGCTGCATTTACCGAAACCTAATTTTTGAAGATAAGTTACATCAACTTGTTTTTCAGCAATAACATTTTCTCCTACTATTCCTAAGTCAGCTATACCGTCTTGTACATATTCCGGGATATCATCATCCCTCAGGAACAAAATTTCAAGTGGAAAATTGTTAACAGGCGATATCAATGAGCTCTTATAATTCTCAAAGCTTAAGCCGCTTTTCTTGAGTAAATCAACGGACTTTTCGTTTAGTCGGCCTGATTTCTGAATTGCTATTTTTATAGTTTTCATAATTTTCGTAGTGGGTAGCATACAAAAAAGCCTTAATAATGCCTTTTGCAAGCTAACCGCAGTTTTATAAAGAAAGTGTGATTTAAAATTTTGGATTGATACTAAAACTCGCTGCGATTAGGCACAATGATGATGATGCCCATGATGATGGGTACGATGATGCAGCGCGATATGTTTTTTAGTTATCATTAACACTTTTGGAAGTGGATGCACAAAGAAAAGATATACCCTACAAAAAAGCAAGACTAATTTTAAAAAAAAATAAAAATACAAAACCAGTTAAATTGGGAATTGTTAAGGAAAATTGAAGACAGACGGGAAATATAACGTAATCATGTTGATGAATATTAAATAGTTATATTTGAAACGTTTCGTACGTCTGTCTTTCTGTTTAATTGTTTATTATTTGAAAATTTTAGTTAAATACTTTAACTATTCGTTTAGGATAGTTATCGTGCTTCTTTTTGTAAATGGAATTACAGGCTGCGGTCCTAAGCCTTCAGCAACGGGAATCTATTTGTCGGAGTTATTTAAGGATAAGAAATTTAAAAAGTTTGATACAGCAGCTTTCAATGATACATTGCGCAAAGAACTACGATATCAAAGGAAGAATCTTGTAAATTATAAGTTGCTCTCAACCTTTTTTAACGAACAGGCAAAAAGTGATACAGCGTGGTTTATTGCATTGATTAATAATAATCAGCTTGATACGCTCCTTCATTTTGTTAATAAAGCAAATGAACATGGCTTGTCTTCACAACTATTTTATCCTTCAAAAATTGATTCGTTAAAAAAACGTTTCTATCAAGGAAAGTTTGATTCATTACCTCAATTGTATACTTTGGTTGCTAAGCTTCAGATTTATACAGCTAATGCATTGGTTTCCTACTCCTCAAAGGTGAAATACGGTTGTGTAAACCCATCTAAAATTTACACCCGTTATTACATTCCAGTAAAGCGTCCCACTGACTCAATATTGCTAAGTTTATTAAGAAGCCATGATTGGGGTAAAATATTAACAGATATTCAGCCTAAAAGAATTGAATACCTTATTTTACAAAAGGCTTTGGATTCATGTACAAATTTGTATCTAAGAAAAAAGATACTTGTAAACATGGAACGATACAGATGGCAGATTCCATCGGACTCCAACCAGTATATTCAAGTTAATATTCCTGCATTTTCTTTAAAGATGGTTGATAGTGGGAAAACTGTTTTAACAATGGATGTTTGTGTGGGAGAAAAGCGTGTTGATGATTATGCAGCTAAAAAGGAGATTTATCTGAAATCGGGATTAATTGAAGATAAACCGAAGAATCATGAAACTCCTATCATGTATGGTTTAATAAATAATATTCAGTTAAACCCTAAATGGAATATTCCGAATTCAATAGCCCAAACGGAGTTGTTGGCCAAAATCCGTGCTAACCCATACTATTTGGTTAGAAGTGGTATCAGGGTTTATAACAAACAAGGACAAGCTGTTGATCCAACAGAAATTGATTGGGATAATGTTAATCCTAACAATATTCCTTATCGGTTTAAACAAGACCCTGGAGAAGGAAATGCTTTAGGAAAGTTTAAGTTTAACTTTTCTAATAAATCAAGTATCTATCTGCATGATACTCCTAATAAATCAGCATTTATGAAGCAAAACCGTGCAGTAAGTCATGGATGTATTCGTGTTGCCGATCCACTAAATCTGGCCCAGCACTTAGTGAAAAATGCACGCATGTTTGACGATATAAGAATGGAAACAGGTTATCCTCCGATTGATACCTTAAGAATGAAGCGGTTTCTTGAAAAACAGGAAATGCAATCTGCAAACGGCCGGCAAACCCGCTGGATGATATTAAATAATAAATGGCCTCTTTATATTGATTATTATACTTGCGTACCGCTTGATAATGGCGCTTTGAAACTATATGAAGATGTTTACGAGTATGATGAAATTCTACTCGACTCGCTTAAAAGGTTTCTGAAAAAGTAAAATAATTGTAACGGCTTTTTGTTAGTTGAGAATTAAAGTAATTTGTTATTTTTGATTTTTGATGAACTTTCTTTATCCGTCATTCCTATTTGCACTATCGGCTATAGCCATTCCAATTGTTATTCATTTGTTTAATTTCCGCAAGTTTAAACGTGTTCCGTTTACGAATGTGCGTTTTTTGAAGGAAATTAAGCAGCAAACAGATTCACGCTCGCGATTAAAGCACCTGCTGATTCTGACTTGCCGAATATTGGGCATTATATTTTTAGTCCTAGCTTTTGCTCAACCTATTTTACCTACAAGGAATACAATAAATGCAGGTAAACAACATGTATACAGCGTTTATATTGATAATTCAAACAGTATGGACGCCCGTAATACCGAAGGCAATTTGCTTGACGAAGCCAAACGAAAAGCAAGGAGTATTGCTGCTTCTGCCGGTTTAAATGACCGTTTTCAATTGTTAACCAATGATTTTGAAGGCCGTCATCAACGGTTAATTGATAAAGAAGCGTTTTTACGATTTATTGATGAGGTTAAAATCAGTCCTAATAAGAGGAGGGTGGATGAGGTTATTGCCCGTCAAAAGGATTTATTATCTGCTTCTGGGGGAGGAATTAAACATTCATACCTGATTTCCGATTTTCAACGAAACAGTATAGACGAATCCAAACTGCTGTTAGATACAACACTTAACATTACAGCAATACCGGTTGAGGAAGCTAAAACCGTAAATATATCTGTTGATAGTGTTTGGTTTATTTCACCGCTGCATAAAGTCGGTGAAACTGAACAATTGATAGTGAAATTGCGAAATTTTACAGACGAAGACGCATCAAGTGTACCATTGAAACTGTTTATCAATGGAGTTCAAAAAGCTATAGGAAGTGTGGCGGTAAAGGCCAAATCTTCTGCAACAGATACCTTAAATTTTAAACCTGAAGGTACCGGTTGGCAAAAAGGAGAAGTTCAGATTACCGATTTTCCGGTTACATTTGATGATAAATTGTTTTTCTCTTATCAAATTGATCAGAAAGTTAATGTTCTTGAAATAAACGGTAACATAACCAAAAATTATGTTCAAACAGTTTATCAAACTGATGATTACTTCCAAATTACTTCTAATAGTGAAAGTCAGATTGATTACCAGGTAATTCCGCAACAGCGTTTGGTGGTACTTGATCAATTAAGTTCTGTCTCAGGAGGATTGGCACAGCAACTGAACAAGTTTGTGCAATCAGGCGGATCAGTTTTGCTCTTTCCTTCATTTTCAGGAGATGTAAACTCGTACAACTCATTTTTAACTTCTTTAAACGTAGAGAAATTTACAACGGTCGAGGTTGTTGCCAATAAAACCGAAAAAATTAATCTGCAATCAGCAGTCTTTACCGGACTGTTCGAAACCATTCCCCAAAATATTGACCTGCCTTTTGCCAATAGGTATTTCAACACCCAGACTTCAAGTAACACCAGGAGGGAGGTGCTGTTAGGTATGCAAGGGGGAAAACCATTGTTGAGTGTAACTCAGGTAGGTTTGGGTAAAGTATATTTGGCAACCATTCCCTTAAACGATAGTATTACTAATTTGCCAAGACACGCAATTTTTGTACCCATGATGTATAAAATTGCCATGCTTGGTAGTCAGCGTTATCCACTTTATTATACCATTGGCAAAAGTACCTTGCTTGAAACAGCCAAGCTTCCTGCTATTGAACGAAACGAATACAAGCTTAAAAGCAAGGATCTGGAGTTTATACCTGACATTAGAAATGATGAATCAAAATCAAATCTCTATGTAGATGATCAGGTGAAAAAAGATGGAATTTATAATTTTGTAAACGGAAATGAGCAATTGGCTTGCTTTGCATTTAACTACGATCGTTCAGAATCGGACCTTAGTTATTACACAGGCAGCGAGTTGGAGAAAGTACTTGAAGCTAAAAATATAGCTGTATTAAATGCCCCTGCAGATGTTGTTGGAAAAGCCCTTCAAGTTGAAAATTCAGGCAGAAAACTTTGGAAATACTGTATTTTGCTAACACTTCTTTTTTTAGGATCGGAAGTATTGCTGATCAGGTATTTCGAGAAGTTACAGGTTAATGTGGCATAATAAAGCAAATAAAAAAATAACAACTTAAATGAAGTTTCTTATAAAATCAGCCACTATTGTTGATCCAAATTCAAGTTTTAACGGACAAGTAAAGGATATTTTGATCAATGATGGGCAAATTGTTCAAATTGAATCGAATATTAATGCTCCTGGTGCAGAAGTTTATGATGCTACAGGTCAGTTTGTCTCTCCAGGATGGATGGATATGCATGTGAATTTTGGTGATCCAGGTCTTGAGACCAAAGAAGATATTTATAGTGGTTGTAAGGCCGCCGCTGCTGGAGGTTTTACGGCTGTTGCCCTGATGCCAAACACCCAACCGCCATTACATTCAAAAGCTGAAATTGAATATGTAAAAAATAGAGCTAAAGGACAGGTGGTTGATGTATATCCAATAGGAAGTTTAAGCGTTAAACGTGAAGGCGTTGATATTGCTGAATTGTTTGATATGACACAGTCTGGGGCGGTTGCCTTTTCTGACGGAAACAAACCTGTACAGAATGCTGGCTTAATGATGCGTTCTTTGCAATATGCTTCGGCATTTAATGGTTTGGTAATCTCTTATGCCGAAGACGCTTCTATTGCCGAAAAAGCCAAGGTGAATGAAGGAATTACGGCTACGTATTTAGGAATGAAAGGTATTCCAAATTTAGCTGAGGAGTTAATGGTGGCAAGAGATATTTTTCTGACAGAATATACAGGAGGTAAGGTCCATTTTACCACTGTTTCAACTGCCGGGAGTGTTGAACTTATTCGTGCAGCCCGTAAAAAAGGATTAAAGGTAACGGCAGATGTTGCTGCACATCATTTGGTATTGGATGAAACTGTTTTAACGGATTTCGATAGTAATTATAAGGTAAAACCTCCTTTGCGCACTCAAAATGATATTAAGGCCCTTAAAGCTGGTTTGAAAGATGGAACAATTGATGCTGTAGTTTCACAACATACACCACATGAAATAGAGTACAAGGCTCAGGAGTTTGAGACAGCTGCTTATGGCATTTGTGGGTTGGAAACTGCTTATGCTTTGTTTAACATGGGATGTGAGAAAATACTTTCTATTGAAGAGATGGTTGATGCACTGGCAATTAGCCCTCGGGAAATTTTAGGATTAGAAGTTCCTGCAATTGAACTCAATAAAAAAGCTAGTATTACTGTATTTGATCCTGATCATCAATGGGTTTTACAGGAATCATCTATTCTCTCTAAGTCAAAAAACACCCCTTTAATTGGAAAACAATTGAAAGGAAAAGCAATGGCAGTTGTCAATAATGGCCAAATTGTGAAATTATAATTTATAGATTTTTAAATGATGGAGGCCTTTTGGTATTCATCAATTGTAATTCAATATTCTAAATAAAATGGATAAAAAAGTACAAGAGGCTCTTGGAGCGGCTTTGGCTGGATATAAAATCGGTCAGTCTGGTTCATTGCCAGCAAATTTTGAATTAAA
Above is a window of Solitalea lacus DNA encoding:
- a CDS encoding vWA domain-containing protein, encoding MNFLYPSFLFALSAIAIPIVIHLFNFRKFKRVPFTNVRFLKEIKQQTDSRSRLKHLLILTCRILGIIFLVLAFAQPILPTRNTINAGKQHVYSVYIDNSNSMDARNTEGNLLDEAKRKARSIAASAGLNDRFQLLTNDFEGRHQRLIDKEAFLRFIDEVKISPNKRRVDEVIARQKDLLSASGGGIKHSYLISDFQRNSIDESKLLLDTTLNITAIPVEEAKTVNISVDSVWFISPLHKVGETEQLIVKLRNFTDEDASSVPLKLFINGVQKAIGSVAVKAKSSATDTLNFKPEGTGWQKGEVQITDFPVTFDDKLFFSYQIDQKVNVLEINGNITKNYVQTVYQTDDYFQITSNSESQIDYQVIPQQRLVVLDQLSSVSGGLAQQLNKFVQSGGSVLLFPSFSGDVNSYNSFLTSLNVEKFTTVEVVANKTEKINLQSAVFTGLFETIPQNIDLPFANRYFNTQTSSNTRREVLLGMQGGKPLLSVTQVGLGKVYLATIPLNDSITNLPRHAIFVPMMYKIAMLGSQRYPLYYTIGKSTLLETAKLPAIERNEYKLKSKDLEFIPDIRNDESKSNLYVDDQVKKDGIYNFVNGNEQLACFAFNYDRSESDLSYYTGSELEKVLEAKNIAVLNAPADVVGKALQVENSGRKLWKYCILLTLLFLGSEVLLIRYFEKLQVNVA
- the hisD gene encoding histidinol dehydrogenase, encoding MLKKYNYNELSNQQLQQLITRNADTTNEIGNSVEAIINQVKVDGDKALFQFSEQFDKVKLSKLFIEFDEIEELAGQIDEIEQKALEKAFYNIHKFHLEQLKTENKVETTTGVTCWRELRAIERVGLYVPGGSAVLPSTFLMLGVPAKIAGCKEIIVCSPPQKNGSVNGYIAYCALLLGVKRIYLTGGAQAIAAMAYGTESIPKVDKIFGPGNQYVTKAKTIIQSNTNTAIDMPAGPSEVLVIADDSAIPAYVAADLLAQAEHGTDSQAVLVCNSETLLEKVNKELQKQLNILPRKEIAIKAIENSYAVLTTDLQQAMLFSNAYAPEHLILEVDNYEQLIPEIINAGSVFLGHLTPESAGDYASGTNHTLPTSGYARSYSGVSVDSFVKKITFQHISKAGIKNLGPTVEVLAELEGLQAHANAVTVRMKEV
- the hisG gene encoding ATP phosphoribosyltransferase; protein product: MKTIKIAIQKSGRLNEKSVDLLKKSGLSFENYKSSLISPVNNFPLEILFLRDDDIPEYVQDGIADLGIVGENVIAEKQVDVTYLQKLGFGKCSLKLAIANNSDIQNLSDLNGKSIATSYPVILDKFLQENNISAEIREISGSVEISTNLGLSDAIFDIVSTGGTLKSNGLKPFAEVMRSEAVLIGKNGIAKNPIVNELLQRIQSVLRAEQTKYVVMNVSKENLPGVLELLPGIKSPTVMPLATENWVAVHTVIPEKDFWDKINRLKSTGAEGIVVLPIEKIIL
- a CDS encoding L,D-transpeptidase family protein, coding for MKILVKYFNYSFRIVIVLLFVNGITGCGPKPSATGIYLSELFKDKKFKKFDTAAFNDTLRKELRYQRKNLVNYKLLSTFFNEQAKSDTAWFIALINNNQLDTLLHFVNKANEHGLSSQLFYPSKIDSLKKRFYQGKFDSLPQLYTLVAKLQIYTANALVSYSSKVKYGCVNPSKIYTRYYIPVKRPTDSILLSLLRSHDWGKILTDIQPKRIEYLILQKALDSCTNLYLRKKILVNMERYRWQIPSDSNQYIQVNIPAFSLKMVDSGKTVLTMDVCVGEKRVDDYAAKKEIYLKSGLIEDKPKNHETPIMYGLINNIQLNPKWNIPNSIAQTELLAKIRANPYYLVRSGIRVYNKQGQAVDPTEIDWDNVNPNNIPYRFKQDPGEGNALGKFKFNFSNKSSIYLHDTPNKSAFMKQNRAVSHGCIRVADPLNLAQHLVKNARMFDDIRMETGYPPIDTLRMKRFLEKQEMQSANGRQTRWMILNNKWPLYIDYYTCVPLDNGALKLYEDVYEYDEILLDSLKRFLKK
- the hisC gene encoding histidinol-phosphate transaminase, producing the protein MTTIDINSLLRENIKKLTPYSSARDEFSGEASIYLDANENSFGSPLPTAYNRYPDPLQWKLKEKISTIKGVPPQNIFIGNGSDEAIDILFRAFCNPGVDNVIIVPPTYGMYEVSANINDVEIRKVKLCENFQLDLEGIAEAIDQNTKMIFICSPNNPTGNSIDRQDIETVLSNFQGIVVIDEAYINFSRQKTFIQELTEYSNLVVLQTLSKAWGLAALRIGMAFACEDIIDVYNKVKPPYNISQATQELAMEALNNIEQVNVWIKETVQERTKLANQLAEISIVEKVYPSDANFLLAKIKYADYLYDFLVDKGIIVRNRSKVVLCEDSLRITIGTPSENETLIKTIKEFVI
- a CDS encoding dihydroorotase, translating into MKFLIKSATIVDPNSSFNGQVKDILINDGQIVQIESNINAPGAEVYDATGQFVSPGWMDMHVNFGDPGLETKEDIYSGCKAAAAGGFTAVALMPNTQPPLHSKAEIEYVKNRAKGQVVDVYPIGSLSVKREGVDIAELFDMTQSGAVAFSDGNKPVQNAGLMMRSLQYASAFNGLVISYAEDASIAEKAKVNEGITATYLGMKGIPNLAEELMVARDIFLTEYTGGKVHFTTVSTAGSVELIRAARKKGLKVTADVAAHHLVLDETVLTDFDSNYKVKPPLRTQNDIKALKAGLKDGTIDAVVSQHTPHEIEYKAQEFETAAYGICGLETAYALFNMGCEKILSIEEMVDALAISPREILGLEVPAIELNKKASITVFDPDHQWVLQESSILSKSKNTPLIGKQLKGKAMAVVNNGQIVKL